Proteins encoded within one genomic window of Psilocybe cubensis strain MGC-MH-2018 chromosome 2, whole genome shotgun sequence:
- a CDS encoding Peroxisomal membrane protein PEX30 → MASDFELSAFLSNVPPALTLALVHLGPSISACRTAFQIFSWSTSWYRSWLALTAWWIVCLFIDKTLRRFFPVIIFSFFAYVQWRQKNVSSIKPPTSEHALRSVISDLTTIQALLPSLPSPSIPIPTLLRIAAILYIPYIALSFLVSFRVICALGGTTLLTWRAPWAIVLRATAWRSAWLRWSLYKIWAFLSGEPLPERIYSFQPSTDSLTPVQSLRFLFTIYENQRWWVGLDWTAALLPGERPSWCSSSHHPLSPPNAFSLPPNTTIYLEDEKGGKLKRTATWKWEEPEWRVVVRRTGGGLSRVERPLPSIKDESPNSSRLLKAASRLRDPGSNITVNSSSTFDTNKGLVGNTDVDYDSQDPTDTPGEEPLTDIDGWVYGDNKWEGQSNRGGMGKYTRYRRWTRVAVVFEEVETVSLEDSETLIFQEQERQVPTKTEGSTHIPETIIGNPPESPLKHRLRMALNKPPE, encoded by the exons GTACCCCCCGCCTTGACTTTGGCGCTGGTTCATCTGGGCCCTTCCATATCAGCCTGCAGGACCGCCTTCCAAATATTCAGTTGGTCGACGTCGTGGTACCGGAGTTGGCTGGCACTCACAGCTTGGTGGATCGTATGCCTATTTATTGACAAAACCCTGCG GCGCTTTTTCCCTGTCATCATATTTTCCTTCTTTGCATACGTCCAATGGCGCCAGAAGAATGTTTCCTCAATAAAACCTCCTACTTCAGAACACGCGCTGCGTTCCGTCATTTCAGATTTGACAACCATACAGGCTCTTCTTCCATCCCTTCCCTCTCCATCGATTCCCATCCCAACACTCCTTCGCATCGCGGCCATTCTCTATATACCGTACATCGCTTTATCCTTCTTGGTCTCGTTTAGGGTTATTTGTGCCCTTGGAGGCACAACCCTACTTACATGGCGCGCCCCTTGGGCTATAGTCCTTAGAGCAACAGCATGGCGTAGTGCATGGCTCAGGTGGTCTTTATACAAAATTTGGGCTTTCCTCAGTGGAGAACCTCTACCGGAGCGCATCTACTCTTTTCAACCATCCACCGATTCGTTAACTCCTGTCCAGTCCTTGCGTTTTCTATTTACAATATATGAAAACCAGCGTTGGTGGGTTGGCCTTGATTGGACTGCTGCCTTGCTTCCAGGTGAACGCCCGTCCTGGTGCTCTTCTTCTCACCATCCACTGTCGCCTCCAAATGCGTTCAGCCTCCCCCCGAACACTACCATCTACCTCGAGGATGAAAAAGGCGGTAAATTAAAACGAACAGCAACATGGAAGTGGGAAGAACCGGAATGGCGGGTCGTTGTACGTAGAACTGGGGGTGGACTTAGTCGGGTTGAACGTCCTCTACCCAGCATCAAGGACGAGAGTCCAAACAGCAGCCGTCTGCTGAAGGCTGCTAGTCGACTACGAGACCCGGGAAGCAATATAACCGTGAACTCATCCTCAACCTTTGATACCAACAAAGGCTTGGTGGGTAACACAGACGTTGATTATGATTCCCAAGATCCAACAGACACTCCAGGGGAGGAACCCTTAACAGACATTGACGGGTGGGTTTATGGCGATAATAAATGGGAAGGACAGAGTAATAGAGGCGGCATGGGAAAG TACACGCGCTATCGGCGATGGACAAGGGTCGCTGTCGTATTCGAAGAAGTTGAAACTGTTTCATTGGAAGATAGTGAGACGTTGATATTCCAAGAACAAGAACGACAGGTACCAACCAAAACCGAGGGCTCCACGCACATCCCAGAAACTATCATTGGAAACCCACCTGAGAGTCCTCTTAAGCACCGGTTGAGAATGGCGCTTAATAAACCCCCAGAGTAA
- a CDS encoding Pheromone B alpha 3 receptor, translated as MVDLAIGLGIPVIVMVLHYIVQGHRFNIFEEVGCYPFTYNTPPAYFLVYMVPIPIGLTSGAYCIMSIIAFRKRQTEFKEILSSNSNLNSNRFFRLMALAGIEVICCIPLSITTMVLNATRGVVNPWISWEDTHWGFSRVDQIPAVLWRSTADSNVSVEMSRWLLIVCGLVFFAFFGFADEAQRHYKLAMNSVAKRVGYTTFTGSTKIGTRNTSSSSFKESSNMSSSQGAGLPVFIRQETVEKRDSVDTSSDLTSMKDSVFASEKDFITQSTHSALTKNDAPLKLASFIVTPPNPHHGLMVMDGPAPSKHIDSFPSSVTPSGSFLDLSATQTEIPASGNDNKV; from the exons ATGGTCGACTTGGCCATTGGGCTTGGAATTCCTGTCATCGTGATGGTACTCC ACTATATTGTGCAGGGCCACCGATTCAATATATTCGAAGAAGTTGGATGTTACCCATTTACCTACAACACCCCTCCTGCTTATTTCCTTGTGTACATGGTACCGATACCAATTGGGTTGACATCGGGCGCTTATTGCA TTATGAGCATCATAGCATTTCGAAAGAGACAGACTGAATTCAAGGAAATTCTGTCCTCAAATTCCAACTTAAACTCGAATAGGTTTTTCCGATTAATGGCCCTTGCCGGTATTGAGGTCATTTGCTGCATTCCATTGTCAATTACAACCATGGTTTTGAACGCAACACGAGGCGTAGTAAACCCATGGATCTCTTGGGAAGACACTCACTGGG GATTTTCGCGTGTTGATCAGATACCAGCTGTCTTATGGCGATCAACGGCCGATTCAAATGTCTCCGTTGAGATGAGCCGTTGGCTTTTGATAGTCTGCGGATTAGTGttcttcgccttctttgGCTTCGCAGATGAAGCACAGCGACATTATAAACTCGCTATGAACTCCGTCGCAAAACGCGTCGGGTATACAACTTTCACAGGGTCTACCAAAATTGGAACAAGAAATACGAGTTCTTCTAG TTTCAAGGAATCTTCAAACATGTCTTCATCACAAGGAGCCGGCCTTCCTGTTTTCATTCGCCAAGAAACTGTCGAAAAACGTGACTCCGTGGACACTTCGTCGGATTTGACTTCTATGAAAGACAGTGTATTTGCCTCAGAAAAGGACTTTATCACCCAATCAACTCACAGCGCACTCACTAAAAACGATGCCCCACTCAAACTTGCTTCGTTTATCGTCACGCCCCCAAACCCACATCACGGTCTTATGGTCATGGATGGGCCCGCCCCGTCTAAGCACATAGATTCATTCCCATCTTCCGTAACACCTTCAGGGTCCTTCCTGGACCTGTCTGCCACTCAGACTGAAATTCCAGCTTCCGGCAACGATAACAAAGTCTGA